The Actinomycetota bacterium genome contains a region encoding:
- a CDS encoding lysylphosphatidylglycerol synthase transmembrane domain-containing protein, with protein MALLCLVSMWLLEGVGFGLLIHGVGKFIPFLSLVRIFLASNFVGFVTPFGSGGVPTQIYLLTKKGLSAGESTAVVSTRALLSSWFFGIIGPVVFFLLRPHLSLRSSWIDFFGPTLVALFLFTLLFLYLLWRPQKGGHLASACCNWSPLVRCFGTERMKRIQTSIAHEIEKLHQGLSLLFRSNFLMVLAVAGCIILCWLLLFAIAPLLLLGLRVKINVVQVLFYQFVLFFLIPLSPTPGGSGAAELGFAALLASLVPKHLLAVFVLLWRFLTYYLNLVVGGAILVLFLRK; from the coding sequence CTGGCTCTCCTGTGTCTGGTTTCCATGTGGTTGCTTGAGGGAGTAGGATTCGGTCTTTTAATTCATGGAGTGGGTAAATTTATTCCATTTTTAAGCCTGGTTAGGATTTTTTTAGCCAGCAATTTTGTGGGTTTTGTTACTCCCTTCGGCTCAGGGGGAGTGCCCACGCAGATTTATCTTCTAACAAAGAAGGGACTCTCTGCTGGGGAATCAACGGCTGTAGTATCCACTAGAGCTCTTTTATCCTCCTGGTTTTTTGGTATTATTGGACCGGTAGTCTTTTTCTTGCTGCGCCCTCATTTGTCTCTTAGATCTTCTTGGATTGATTTTTTTGGCCCCACACTTGTAGCTTTATTTTTATTTACACTCCTATTTCTTTATCTTCTGTGGAGACCACAGAAAGGGGGACATCTTGCCTCTGCCTGCTGCAATTGGTCTCCCTTGGTAAGGTGTTTTGGAACCGAGCGTATGAAAAGAATCCAAACCTCCATTGCTCATGAGATTGAGAAGTTACATCAAGGTCTCTCACTTCTCTTTCGCTCCAATTTTTTGATGGTCCTGGCTGTTGCCGGCTGTATAATTTTATGTTGGCTACTTTTGTTTGCGATTGCACCTTTGTTGCTTTTGGGGTTGAGGGTCAAGATCAATGTGGTACAGGTCCTCTTTTACCAATTTGTATTATTTTTCCTCATTCCTCTTTCGCCCACGCCAGGAGGTAGTGGAGCAGCGGAGCTAGGATTTGCCGCCTTACTAGCTTCTCTAGTTCCCAAACATTTATTAGCGGTTTTTGTTTTGTTATGGCGATTTCTAACCTATTATCTAAACTTGGTTGTGGGAGGGGCTATTCTAGTTTTATTTTTAAGGAAGTAA
- a CDS encoding MFS transporter → MSKEVEREKDFILRGITKNVFILGMVSLFTDISSEMIYPLIPIFLTAVLGAPMAIVGVIEGIAESTASILKVFSGWFSDKLGKRRSFIVSGYSCSAVAKPLLAAAFSWPVVLVARFIDRFGKGVRTSARDAMIADETNTQNRGKAFGFHRAMDTSGAVLGPLLALVLLTLLEENYRLIFLIALIPAVTAVVLLLLFVKERVKIALSPAEVPKFNLGQFDRRFKLFLLIILIFGLGNSSDVFLIMRAKNLGFSTMLVVVAYVLYNSVYALLSTPAGILSDRIGRRRVIMTGFFIFAAVYFGFAFVRTSIYVWGLFAIYGFYVAMTEGVSRAFVSDLVPTEKRGTALGIFHTTTGLVTFAASFIAGLLWTYVSVPAPFIYGGIMAALAAILFFRLLP, encoded by the coding sequence TTGTCCAAAGAAGTGGAAAGAGAGAAAGATTTTATCCTCCGGGGAATAACGAAAAATGTTTTCATCCTGGGAATGGTGAGCTTATTCACCGACATCAGTAGCGAGATGATATATCCTCTCATTCCCATCTTCTTGACCGCCGTTTTGGGTGCCCCCATGGCCATCGTTGGGGTAATCGAGGGTATTGCAGAGAGTACCGCCAGCATCTTGAAGGTATTTTCAGGATGGTTCTCCGACAAATTGGGCAAGCGGCGTTCCTTCATCGTCTCCGGTTATAGCTGTTCCGCTGTGGCCAAACCGCTTTTAGCTGCGGCTTTCAGTTGGCCGGTGGTCCTGGTCGCCCGCTTCATCGATCGATTCGGTAAAGGGGTAAGGACTTCAGCCAGGGATGCGATGATCGCCGATGAAACCAATACCCAGAATCGGGGAAAAGCTTTCGGTTTCCATCGAGCGATGGATACGAGTGGAGCGGTTCTCGGTCCTCTCTTGGCTTTGGTCCTTTTGACTCTTCTTGAAGAGAATTATCGTCTTATCTTTTTAATCGCTCTCATTCCGGCGGTTACAGCCGTTGTACTCCTACTTTTATTCGTGAAGGAGAGGGTAAAGATAGCATTGTCCCCTGCTGAAGTGCCGAAGTTCAACTTAGGTCAGTTTGACCGCAGGTTCAAACTCTTTCTCTTAATCATTTTGATCTTCGGATTGGGTAATTCCAGCGATGTTTTCCTGATCATGCGGGCGAAGAATTTGGGATTCTCAACGATGCTGGTTGTGGTCGCCTATGTGCTTTATAACTCCGTCTATGCCCTCCTTTCGACTCCAGCAGGGATCCTCTCCGACAGAATTGGACGAAGAAGGGTCATAATGACTGGTTTCTTCATCTTTGCCGCGGTATACTTCGGTTTCGCCTTCGTGAGGACAAGTATTTACGTTTGGGGACTTTTTGCCATCTACGGATTTTATGTGGCCATGACCGAGGGTGTGAGCAGGGCTTTTGTCTCGGATTTGGTTCCCACTGAAAAAAGGGGTACGGCTTTGGGTATATTCCATACAACCACTGGGCTGGTAACCTTTGCCGCTAGCTTTATCGCCGGTCTCTTGTGGACCTACGTGAGTGTCCCCGCGCCCTTCATTTATGGAGGAATTATGGCCGCCCTTGCTGCTATATTATTCTTTAGACTTTTACCTTAA
- a CDS encoding LysE family transporter: MGLLGLIVASFLAALSGAIVPGPVFAVTIAESIKRGYIAGPLIILGHFMIETIIIILLFLGLGAALESASVRVAIGYIGGVMLMLMGFYLMIVSRGVHLDIEPSPVGETQFSAYGLPIEGFLTSVSNPHFFLWWAAIGMPIMYKSIEFAGIIGFTAFLIGHISADLGWFGFVSYSIDKGKKFLSDILLKYIVVGSGIFLVILGISFIQFAYKG; the protein is encoded by the coding sequence TTGGGACTTCTGGGATTGATAGTTGCCTCATTCCTGGCGGCATTATCAGGGGCTATTGTGCCCGGACCCGTTTTTGCGGTCACTATTGCTGAATCCATAAAACGAGGTTATATCGCAGGACCTTTGATTATACTGGGTCATTTCATGATCGAAACAATCATAATCATCTTGCTTTTCTTAGGTCTAGGTGCTGCATTGGAATCGGCATCGGTTAGAGTCGCCATCGGCTACATAGGTGGAGTTATGCTCATGCTGATGGGATTTTACCTAATGATTGTTTCCAGGGGTGTTCATCTCGACATAGAACCGAGTCCAGTCGGAGAAACTCAATTCTCCGCTTATGGTCTTCCCATTGAGGGATTTCTGACCAGCGTCTCCAATCCCCACTTCTTTTTATGGTGGGCAGCGATAGGTATGCCCATCATGTACAAGAGCATAGAGTTCGCGGGAATAATTGGCTTCACGGCTTTTCTGATTGGACATATCAGCGCGGATTTGGGTTGGTTCGGTTTTGTTAGCTACTCCATCGATAAAGGAAAGAAATTTTTGAGCGACATTCTACTTAAATACATTGTGGTTGGCAGCGGGATTTTCCTGGTAATTCTCGGAATTTCCTTTATCCAATTTGCTTATAAGGGTTAA
- a CDS encoding UPF0182 family protein, translating to MRRIKWILILIILLILLSLGRIAGLYTDWLWFKELGYASVFLKILSTQILLALFSGALFFAILFINALLTRYLSPKYVTIEQELIEIYRGVYRRYFNLILLVIALFFSAIAASSTADHWDMVLRYLHQVPFKITDPIFHRGVGFYVFNLPLYRYLWGWLLCALVAAVLISIFVYWFEGAILLRRRETRLSRLVRIVPQAKAHLSVLCGLILVVIAWGYRLNIYELLYSPRGVAFGASYTDIHAQLPALRLMIIMSLFCAALFIINIYYRGWRLPATGISLLILASIVAGTIYPAIIQQYRVLPNEIAREKPYIVLNIKYTRKAYDLNKIKEREFPATETLTLDDIRKNEATIKNVRLWDWRPLRKTYGQIQEIRLYYNFRDVDIDRYHLDGEYRQVTLSARELAQDQLPAAAKTWINRHLVYTHGHGLVMNPVNTVTPEGLPELLIKDIPPKSKVNLKINRPAIYYGEIANEYVIVKTKEREFDYPKGDKNKWTTYRGRGGVPVRSLLRKLAFALRFESVKILLSDAITPRSRFMYYRQITQRVRKIAPFLTYDPDPYLVVSEDGKLYWILDAYTITDMYPYSEPFKGRNLGKGNYIRNSVKVVIDAYNGDTVFYLIDKEDPLINTYAKIFPGLFMPFEAMPFDLKKHIRYPEKLFRIQAQMYCTYHMQDPQVFYNKEDLWTLPEEIYEEGEQKIEPYYIIMRLPDHPKEEFILMLPFTPANRDNMIAWVCAKCDLQDYGELLVYKFPKEKLIYGPMQIEARINQHPGISRQLTLWGQRGSRVIRGNLLVIPIEQSLLYIEPLYLEAEQTELPELKRVIVAFSNRIAMEENLDTALRAIFEEKKVRERIKPPEEEELPIAKLIDAAVEHFNKAQERLKAGDWAGFGEEIKKLESYLNMLKERT from the coding sequence ATGAGAAGGATCAAATGGATTCTGATTTTAATCATTTTATTGATCCTGCTCAGCTTGGGGAGGATAGCTGGACTTTACACCGACTGGTTATGGTTTAAAGAACTTGGATACGCTTCAGTCTTTTTGAAAATTCTTTCAACCCAAATTCTCCTCGCGTTATTCTCGGGGGCTCTCTTCTTCGCCATCCTTTTCATAAACGCCCTCCTCACCAGGTATCTTTCTCCGAAATATGTAACCATCGAACAGGAATTAATCGAGATCTATAGAGGGGTGTACAGGAGATACTTCAATTTAATCTTACTAGTCATTGCATTATTTTTTAGCGCCATCGCCGCGAGTAGTACTGCAGACCATTGGGATATGGTTTTACGCTATCTCCATCAAGTCCCTTTCAAAATTACCGATCCCATATTCCATCGCGGTGTAGGTTTTTATGTTTTCAACCTGCCCCTTTACCGCTATCTATGGGGATGGTTACTGTGTGCCCTCGTGGCTGCCGTGCTCATTTCGATCTTCGTGTATTGGTTTGAAGGAGCCATTCTCTTAAGGAGAAGGGAGACTCGCCTCTCAAGACTGGTGAGGATCGTGCCCCAGGCTAAAGCGCATCTTTCGGTACTGTGCGGATTAATTTTGGTCGTCATCGCTTGGGGCTACAGGCTGAATATATACGAACTTTTATATTCCCCGCGAGGGGTGGCTTTTGGAGCGAGCTATACCGATATCCACGCTCAGCTTCCAGCCTTGAGACTAATGATCATCATGTCCCTATTCTGCGCTGCTCTTTTCATAATCAATATCTATTACCGTGGTTGGAGGCTCCCCGCCACGGGCATAAGCTTACTCATACTAGCTTCAATCGTAGCCGGTACCATCTATCCTGCCATCATCCAGCAGTATCGGGTTCTGCCCAATGAAATTGCCAGAGAAAAGCCATATATCGTGTTGAACATCAAATATACACGAAAAGCCTACGATTTAAACAAAATAAAGGAGCGGGAATTTCCAGCCACGGAGACTTTGACTTTGGATGATATCCGAAAGAATGAGGCCACGATAAAAAATGTAAGGCTCTGGGATTGGCGCCCCTTAAGGAAAACCTATGGTCAGATACAGGAAATAAGATTGTATTATAATTTCCGAGACGTCGACATCGACCGCTATCACTTGGATGGTGAGTATCGACAAGTTACCCTATCTGCAAGGGAATTGGCACAGGATCAACTTCCCGCGGCTGCAAAAACTTGGATTAACCGGCATTTGGTCTATACCCATGGACATGGTCTGGTCATGAATCCCGTGAATACGGTTACTCCAGAGGGCTTGCCAGAGTTACTCATCAAGGATATCCCACCGAAGTCAAAGGTCAATCTGAAAATCAATCGCCCAGCGATATATTACGGAGAAATAGCCAATGAGTATGTCATAGTGAAAACCAAGGAAAGGGAGTTTGATTATCCCAAGGGCGACAAAAATAAGTGGACCACTTATAGGGGGCGGGGCGGAGTTCCAGTCAGATCGCTCCTCAGAAAGCTCGCCTTCGCTTTGAGATTTGAGAGCGTGAAGATTCTTCTTTCCGATGCAATCACGCCCAGAAGTAGATTCATGTATTATCGCCAAATTACTCAACGTGTAAGGAAAATAGCTCCATTTTTGACTTACGATCCTGATCCATACCTCGTCGTCTCCGAGGATGGCAAGCTCTACTGGATCCTAGATGCCTATACCATTACCGATATGTATCCCTATTCTGAACCCTTTAAGGGTAGAAACCTTGGCAAGGGTAACTACATCCGAAATTCTGTGAAGGTGGTCATTGATGCCTATAATGGAGATACCGTTTTCTATCTCATTGACAAAGAGGATCCACTCATAAATACCTACGCCAAAATTTTTCCCGGTTTATTCATGCCTTTTGAGGCAATGCCCTTTGATTTGAAGAAGCACATTAGATACCCTGAAAAGTTATTCAGAATCCAGGCTCAAATGTACTGCACCTACCATATGCAAGATCCTCAAGTCTTCTACAATAAGGAAGATTTGTGGACTCTTCCAGAGGAGATTTATGAGGAAGGTGAGCAGAAGATAGAGCCATATTATATCATCATGAGATTGCCGGATCATCCAAAGGAAGAATTCATCCTCATGTTACCGTTTACACCCGCGAATCGGGATAACATGATCGCTTGGGTGTGTGCCAAGTGCGACCTACAGGATTATGGGGAGCTTTTAGTGTACAAGTTTCCCAAGGAAAAGCTGATTTACGGACCGATGCAGATCGAGGCACGTATCAATCAGCATCCTGGAATTTCTAGACAATTGACCCTTTGGGGCCAGAGAGGGTCTCGGGTGATTCGAGGTAACTTGCTCGTCATCCCAATTGAACAATCACTCCTCTATATTGAGCCCCTTTATTTGGAGGCGGAGCAAACCGAGCTCCCCGAGCTAAAGAGGGTAATCGTCGCCTTCAGCAATCGCATTGCCATGGAGGAGAACCTCGATACGGCTTTGCGCGCTATATTCGAAGAGAAAAAAGTCCGCGAGCGGATAAAACCTCCCGAAGAGGAAGAATTGCCCATAGCCAAGCTCATCGATGCCGCTGTTGAGCACTTCAATAAGGCTCAAGAGCGACTCAAAGCTGGTGATTGGGCAGGCTTCGGTGAAGAGATCAAGAAACTGGAAAGCTACTTAAATATGCTCAAAGAACGAACGTAA
- a CDS encoding thioredoxin family protein has protein sequence MSTEKNVIDACAELNLAADISHLYDVREYAKLGVMMTPAVIVDSKVVVSGRVLTVEEVKKLLSSIE, from the coding sequence GTGTCAACAGAGAAGAATGTAATCGACGCCTGTGCTGAACTGAACCTTGCCGCTGATATCTCACACCTTTATGATGTAAGGGAATATGCAAAGCTCGGTGTAATGATGACACCAGCAGTGATTGTGGATAGCAAGGTTGTGGTATCTGGAAGAGTTCTCACGGTGGAGGAAGTGAAGAAGCTCCTCTCCTCTATTGAGTAA
- a CDS encoding EamA family transporter → MQWFWFAILAALCWGSAPIFEKVGIGKMSPLVAVTVRSVVISIILIISVILTKEITTIPRVELKSLIYIAIGGILAGLLGQVFYFAALKLGESSRVVPVCGTYPLIAAVLGISLLGEALTIPKIVGIILIVAGIILVR, encoded by the coding sequence ATGCAGTGGTTCTGGTTTGCGATTTTGGCTGCCTTATGCTGGGGTAGCGCTCCCATCTTTGAAAAAGTAGGGATAGGGAAGATGAGTCCCCTTGTTGCTGTTACCGTAAGAAGCGTTGTCATTTCCATAATCCTCATCATCTCCGTCATTCTTACAAAGGAAATAACGACAATACCCAGGGTTGAATTGAAAAGCTTGATTTATATAGCCATCGGTGGCATCTTGGCTGGACTTCTGGGTCAAGTGTTTTATTTCGCCGCGCTAAAACTCGGTGAAAGCTCTAGGGTCGTCCCCGTGTGCGGAACATATCCTTTAATTGCAGCAGTATTGGGGATATCCCTGCTCGGTGAAGCCCTCACCATCCCGAAGATAGTCGGAATCATTCTAATAGTTGCTGGAATAATCTTGGTACGATAA